From the Palaemon carinicauda isolate YSFRI2023 chromosome 4, ASM3689809v2, whole genome shotgun sequence genome, the window tatatatatatatatatatatatatatatatatatatatatatatatatatatatatatatatatatacatatatatatagacatatttcatCTATTTTAGGGTCTATGATAAgtgaaaatttttaaaatgtttcaGACAGTCCAAACTTTTTTAACTCCTCTTAGCAAGCTATTCCACAAGTAATAGATTCTTATGACATATCGTTTTTGTATCTACCagttacaacccccccccctctctctctctctctctctctctctctctctctctctctctctctctctctctctctctctctctctctcttcttcttcttcttcttatgtctGATAGTTGTTTTACTTCTCTTTACTATTTTCAATGCGAACATTATCTCGTTTTTCGTGTGCTTCTGGGACAAGCAATGCCATTTTCTAGACAGTGCAGTCCAGAGGAAATGGTTTTCTCATCACTTGGGAAGACCGAAACAGATCTGGCGACTCGAAAGAAGGCGTTTTGAGAATCAAAGACCAGAGATTACATGACCACGTCTCGTGTATGCAAGGACAGTTTTTACGAGAAGCTTAATGCTCCAGCTTATCAACTTTATCTCGACTACCCCGTCTCCAAGGTTGGTTGGGCTCGTCTAACATTCCCTGTTCCGTATTACGTTTTAATGATCCAATTGTAGCACTTATTTGGCGTAATATTTGTTTTAGATGGCATGTTTTCCATTCAATGTATGTAAAATTTAGATATCAATTCCTCGTTGTTCCCAACCCCACCCTATCAACACTCCTACTTCCCTGTCTCCTCCGTCCAGTATCATTCCCcaaaaatgtctttattttagtTACTAAACTTTTGTCGTTTCCCTGTTTTCCTTATGATCCGTCTTCAGCGCCCGTATCTCTTCatggtttatttgtttttataagactatttcctttgtttatctataagtatatttatttgtatattcatcAATTTCTTTCAATCTTTCTTTTGGAAAAAAGGAACACAAATACAATAGCAACTATTTAGTTAGAATGGTATTACGAATAGAAAAGAGTATTAACATCATAATTTTCAAGTAATATTACAACATGATATGAAGGGTTAGTGAATAAGATTGCAATAAATAACAATGAATCAATCCATTCAAAAtgtcccagcaaaaaaaaaaaaaaaaaaaaaaaaaaaaaaacttaaaatacaacccggaatgtacagtatatcatattaCCAACGAGATCATTTTATTCCAGAGTAAGCTATGTCCTCCTTCATCATATAACAAAGgtggataatatatttatatatatgtatatatatatatatatatatatatatatatatatatatatatatatatatatatatatatgtatatatatatatatatatatatatatatatatatatatatacacatatatctatacatacacacacacacacacacacatatatatatatatatatatatatatatatatatatataatatatatatatatatatatatatatatatataaatatatatatacatatatatatatatatatatatatatatatatatatatatatgtatgtatatatatatatatatatatatatatatatatttatatacacatatttataaattatatatatatatatatatatatatatatatatatatatatatatatgttggtgtgtgtgtgtgtctgtgtctgtgtctgtgtgtgtattataattgaaaatcaaattgaaaaatagaataaaatttattaAACTTATTTTGTTACCACCCAATGGTCTGGATTAAAGTTTTGaagataattacaacaataatttcATACAATAATAACTGACAATACCAAGTAGTTAGAATACTGAGAAACATCTATAAAGATAAGAATACGAAAGCTCTCAATATGCCTTTAGTCTGCAGAGGTTCATTCTAGTTATACTAAGTCTTACTCTGTATGCACATGAAAGCTCTTCCGTAACCATAGGCACATTCAGCAGTTTGTCCGTGTTCCGCCATAACTGATTATGGCTATGAAGCTAAGCAGGCAATAACATTTTATAAACTGAAGCCAACTTATAATATCAAAAAACAATGATATACTTGCTATATGTTTTCTTCTGTTTGCATGTCCTGTTGGACATAGGATTACATAGCTAACCGTGGTCTGAAGAAGTGCGTGCTCTCACACTGTGAATAtggggcgagtaaccaaacagatagcgttgGGAGATATGGCAGAAGTGGTGCGAGAGGCTAAACACAGGAGCTAGCCATTCATTAACCCATTAAGGACAAGAATTatttattggttttaaaaacacccTATTTGCAGAAGATACCTTATTTTGatctactatcaacataaaatcattaccATAAAAAACTCCTTgcttaagtatgatttatttgatggcagctcttgctgccactaggcacttgaatgaacaaaatattttcattccaGATATAACATATAACTTTTTAACAAACATAGGTATATTAAGCATTCCTTTATATTTTTCTTGTACATGTATGATGTGTATTGTATAACAAacgttatccctatatagcttcaaattctttcagtctgttgttcattatacactactgaggtattttatgatagggctCTATGCATTCtagatgaagaggtacagaacacatattgcaaatgtattttgtgcgtcgagaacattcgcggcatcttgagtgacgctggtctcctttcttGGTCCAGTGCTGCTCTCCATTTTACCTAACGGAATCTTTTGCAATTCCAACAGACAGTCTCATAGCGCCAGGAGATGTACGAGGAATACCATATTACTTCGTTATAGCAATTACAAAATGTCGGATGAATTCTAGCAaagggattatatttcccagtttacggtaaagcatccatgaattgacaaGTTGAGCATTGATGCTCCACGCAAAGATTGGCCACCACCATTTTTTTGAACTAATTCGAAttctataggccgatacttgttgatcaaatatataAACACCACCCTTCTGTTTATTTAAtacctgaatggaattgggcatatcaacctcaatgtgctttttctcaagtttgctccatcggcctttttttttttttttttttttttttttttttttttttttttaagccccaGTAACTACCCTATTGTCCTTCCATTTTACAACTGATGTGCTACCAGTAAatgcctcttccatgtacccacaACATTTTTTCTTCTCCATTTCCTTCTTTTCCGTTAGTAgggcaccatgaagacgatcctctTTTATTGTGCCAAtacctcctattcctcgatttgctaaatttttCCGCAATGGTAATGAGGTGAAGAGATTGTCAAACACTGCATGCTagccagcctgtaaattgatcttATTAGACATCTCTACCACGTTATTTGGACCTTGGCAaagtcctatatcagggattttagtgtcagaaccgcaatagggctcacaatagagaagagatccgtctgaagtacatgcagcctAAACTTCAaaaccaaatcttactggtttgcctcttataaactgcttagcccagtgttttccatattcagggatcataatttcatctatgttatgaaattcttgctgaaactGAAGATTGCTGACATTACCGAGGTGCTGGAAAAGTGGACGTACCTGAAAGTTTTGAATGCCATAATAAACATgaggttttattggtcaatatatttcatttcttcagtatatcataaaaaaaaggaaaaataaatcgacaaacattatttatgtgaaaagtcatcaaaaccataatctgatgtcatagtataaaaagaaacataactatTACCTTGTAAAATCGGTTGTCAGTCATTTTCATGTTGTCATcaaaatgaagacttctaagaattttatcaaatgtatcttTCCAAAAGCTTTCAGAAACCAAGttattgaatacatcaggagtttcagaccagtacattcttcggtagggaagtttgttgtagccagaaagtataagaatagaacgaaaaatcttcatattttctggtgtgatgtggtctttagagagcgacttttgttctGCATATATTGTGCTCTAATGACAAAGGTCTTCAATCCATTGTTcagtccagaaaagatttatgcagtcgacagggttatttactttttctttcaatttgccAAGCTCTTCATTTGGTGGTTGGACAAAATCTGGAACAGCATTGtaactctgcaaaaaaaaaaaaaaaaaaaaaaaaaaaggaggggaggGATAAAGAAATCTAAATATGTTTGTCAAGGTGAGGTAAAAAAGGGAGActggtagaagaggaggaggaagggaaagagagagagagagagagaaaaaatagtaTGGCCAGGTAAGGGTACTAAGTAATCATTCAGTTTTATGTACTATATTCATGATGTCACAAGTATAAATTGCATATAGGCTACATACCGCATCTTGTTCCGATGCCATTCAAAACCATTCCTTTGGAGTTGTTTGGCTGTTTATTTCGATGTTGATGGAAGAAATTCTTCAACATTTGTCTTTTCACTGTCATTTCCTACATGTCCTGCAATATCAATTGCGAGGTCTATGGGGAAAATCCTTCTGGGCAAATGATCAGGACTGCATGTAACTTCATCCtctgaagcatccgagtcttggtcaATGTCCAAATCCGGATCCTCAAGGGGCGGATTTACAGAAACATCTGCTTCCTTATTTTCGAGGTTATCCAAAAGGTCGTAGATTTCATTCATAGTAAGTctgcagtaaacacacacacacacatacacacacaaacacacgcacacacacacacacacacacacacacacatatatatatatatatatatatatatatatatatatatatatatatatatatatatatatatatataatgagtgtgtttACCTGTATATAGAACTATATATCGACATGCACACAgatgtactatcatttttgtaggaatACTAATGTTACGTTTGTaagataaaacatccgtgagcATGAAAGATTACATCACcttttcttataaaactcctgtggagccgaataacaaacaaagaattgagtaaaTTCATCGTTAATTTATTATTTCAGTCATGAATCTACGAACAGAATATACTCTAATAAAATTTTTACcgctatttgaaaaataaatgaactctatataagaaaaaaaaattattacgttATTGCCTAGCGGCAGTTAAGTTGCCATCCAAAATGCCTTTCTCAGGGTTGGCCTTGAACAAAATTGcagatattttatggataacacacaaaaaagaaatcTCTAGATCATGGAAGcacagcaataatgttttgaaattattgtaaatttcatatagataATACCTTTCTTCACAACTAAATGTAGCACTCTTTTCAgccatcttaacttattcacacTCTAATCTCAACTGACACCATTAGGTGAACTGGAAGGTAATGTGGCCCGGTCAGAAACAATAATGAACTTGTTTCAACATGCTAATAATGTAAGCTAAGGCTGTAAGTCATTGCCGCTACAATGACTTCATCCAATTTACTCAGATTCCTTTGGTTATCCTGAATATAAGGACTACTAAAGATTCCCGTGGTGTCTCAGCAGCTATATTGGTGATGGTGACCCATTGGTCATCCTTGCCTAATTATTTTCATTCTGCAACCttctctgacaatctccagtgcctacgtcacatTCTGGGAAAATTTTCTTCACGacatcagacttacaagcccctagctaagcaacacatacataTAGATTTTCCTTCTACAATTGAAGTTTTCCTCTGCTACAATACTAGAAAATCTACTCTATTGCCCCATTGAATgggcactttccttgtgatccatcacAATCCGAAAACTGTCTTAATCAAAGTTCGttgcaaagaagattgggtctccattgattgtctaaaacttACGTTTCTCCCGCAAAGTGCCCCTTCTTCATACACCTCTTAATAACCCTGTGCCATATTTTACATGTgtctatctttttttaatttctgccgGGTGGGATGGAGCCACGTACGGCATATGTTTCACACATATTCGTATATTGTAacggtatattttttttcttgtatatcttGCTCTCCTCCAGGATGCTCAtatgattaaccttgattttagcgctggctttgacagtgttaatcatgagtcccttcttttcaaacttaaactgttgggagtggttgggtcgtttcttagcattattattgaatttttaagtaatagatctcaaagagttgttgttgatgggtaccatactgagtataggaatatgatatctagtgttccacagggtagtgttattggcccattacttttcatactatatacacatgatatggggTTTACccaagaaaacaagattgttgcatatgcagatgatgctattctctttccaTTAATTCcatgtcctgaatgtagatctggggttgctgaatcccttaattgagatctagctaaaataagtgcatggtgcaaattatagggtatgaagctATATCCTAATAAAAGTataattataagtaggtcaaggacggtggttcctcaacatccggatctcagtattgataatgtttctttaaatttgtatgagtcttttaaaattttaggtatgattctcgacagcaaatttacttttgagaaatacattaggtctgcgtcttcttcaattttacgaaaaaaaaaatggcttattaagaaggtcttttaagatttttggtgatcaatctattttgaagaagtgtcattttttctttcattcctgTTTCgaacattgttctcctgtctggtcttcagctgttgattatcatcttaatttggtggATAAGAacatacagtctattaaatttcttattcctgatctggatatcaatctatgagaccgttgttcaattagttcattatgcatgttgataagatttttcatattgttgaccaccctttacattcagatctccctagacagttttatcctgttggtaatactaggcaggcagttaattctaatagccaggccttctccatcatgaggctgaatactacacagtattccagaagttttattccagctgttaccaagttgtagaatgatcttcctaatagggtagttgaatcagtagaactgcaaaaattcaaaggtggagcaaatgtttttatgttgaccaggctgacatgagtcttcttatattttatatatgacatatttgttttttacgttgttaatactttatataggacatGAGTTTTGACGTCattactgttttaaaatgatttattgctaagatgttctcatcatttatttatttcctcattccctttcctcactgggctatttttccctattggagcccttaggcttatagcatattgcttttccaactagggttgtagcttcactagtaataataataataataataataataataataataataataataataataaccaggtagttgaatcagtagaatttcaaaagttcaaacttgcaataaatgtttttattttcagcaggctgacctgagtctttttatagtctatatatgaattatctgttataatattcttaaagatactttattttaatttttcactacttcttatatcgtttatttatttcatagtttccattcctcactgggctatttttccctgctggagcccttgggcttatagcatcttgcttttcgaactaggattgtaacctggctaataataataataataataataataataataataataataataataataataacagtacccGTTTAACCTTGCCTTTATATTCATAAGGCTGCTCCGAACCATTTGTATATACTTtaaacttgttatctgttgaaataaagtcagttgcattcacctcacatcTCAATAATAACCCAACGGCCCACTCAGAAAACTGTAACACttttgcattttacttttccttgttgagTTTCCTTGCCAATAAAAACACCATATTTACTCAGTGAtctaaatattgaatatctaaactGCTATATTGGTATATTTTATCTACTAATGCAGCTTTTCTTGTTGTATTATTCGCTAAAATTCTAATGGAACTTGGTGATCTTCAACACATAAATTAGGATGATGATTAGTTTAATATGGAACTTAGGAGtaataattctttttcttgttaTACGTCCATAATTTGAAACCtatattatttgataaaactaTAAGGTCTTAAATGGTCAACTTGTATTATAATTAAGTTTCTTTGATAAATGATTATTCATTAAAACTAAAACGTCTAAAGCTGTGAACTTTCTCTCTACCTCTATTTCAATTGTCAATTCTATTGAAGGCACCAGTTGATTGAATCATCTAAGAAATCTTAGAATATCATAAAATGTATTacccataaaaaaacaataatgtgGTTTTCCCGAGGttgcaaagtttaaaaaaaaaagaaaaaaaaaataactattattcAGAAATAGAGATAAAGGGTTATCCTATACCAAGCTGGTTTCTTTCATAATAAATTTTCCCGAACACAAATTTGCCACCGTTGAAAAAATGAGCATCATCCtctctttctacgcctattgacaaaaaagGGCCACGGATTGATTTCACCACTCGTATCTACCTTGAGCTTTGCAATCAATAACGCTCCATTCATcaactcttacttcacgcttcatagtcctcagtcaggtaggtctgggtcatccaactcttatggcgccttgtggagcctagttacaAGTGTGTTCAATAATCTCTTGTTGAGAATGCAAAGAGtatgctcaaactatctccatctacccctcactaatatctcctccacatatggcactcgagtcacttaactcccaacattcttcttagggcattgttttcaaatctacaaaatctgttggaaattgtttcattgtcatgccacgacttaTGCCCGTATAGTAACACAGatattactaaactgatatatagccgtaTTTTCACgcgcaatttcaggtgatttgatttccgaattttcaTTATCCGGGACATGGTCTGCTTTGCTTTTTGAAATCTTGCATTAAACTCTACTTTAAAGCCCTCTATTAGAGACCAGGCAACTAAATGTCTAAATGATTcgaccacattaatcctttctccattcaATGGTTTTCAttctccattgcatattccattctcatcatctctgtcttgcttctatttatctggagcacaaactcctgtgatatttcattcattctggttaTTATGCGTTGCAAATCCTATGTTGCCCTGTTAATAAGGACAAAGTTATCAGCATACTACATGTAGGAGATGCTAATTTCCAATAAGCAATCaattccaatccttttccaccatccacAACATTTTTATATTGtaccaaatccatgaggaggataaacaacatagctgacaaaaaaatcccttggagtacttcactgttcactggaaactcatttgataaaacTCTACTTACC encodes:
- the LOC137639284 gene encoding piggyBac transposable element-derived protein 3-like, giving the protein MNEIYDLLDNLENKEADVSVNPPLEDPDLDIDQDSDASEDEVTCSPDHLPRRIFPIDLAIDIAGHSTIYAEQKSLSKDHITPENMKIFRSILILSGYNKLPYRRMYWSETPDVFNNLVSESFWKDTFDKILRSLHFDDNMKMTDNRFYKVRPLFQHLGNVSNLQFQQEFHNIDEIMIPEYGKHWAKQFIRGKPLYVISGMKIFCSFKCLVAARAAIK